Genomic window (Asticcacaulis excentricus CB 48):
ATCAGGGTGACCGCTATGGCGATATCGGTAACACCTTTGTCATGCCGGCCTATACGCGGGTCGATGCCATGGTATCGCGGGCCTTCGACGTCGGTGGCAAGGCCGCGCTCATCCAGCTCAACGTCAACAACCTGTTCGATGAGCGCTATTACACCGGATCGCATCAGTTTGTGCAGGACTGGGTACAGCCCGGCTTACCGCGAACGGCCTCTGTGACCTTGCGTCTGGCCTATTAAGGGGCGGTCATGTCAATCAATCGTCGAGATATGGAATCTAATTCATGAGACACATCAGCCGTTTGGCCATTTCTCTGAGCGTAGCGGCTCTTGGTGCGGCAACGCCCGTACTGGCTGCGCCTAAGCCTCAGCCGGTTGAAATCCGCTTTGCCGCCGCTGTGAACGGCGCGCCGCTGGCCTGTGGCCAGAGCTATGCCGGGATCGGGACAACCGGCGCTTCGCTTGAATTGCAGGATTTCCGGATTTACGTGTCCCATTTTCGTTTGATCACAAAAGATGGCAAGGAGGTGCCCGTCGCCCTGACCCCGGATGGCGTATGGCAGGACGATAAGGTCGCGTTGCTCGATTTCGAAAACGCTACAGGTAACTGCAACGGCAACGCGCCCCTGAATACGGTGATCAAAGGGACTGTGCCGAAGGGCGACTATGCGGGCGTGGTGTTTGAGATTGGTGTCCCGTTCGACATCAACCACCAGGATCCGACCCTCGCACCCGCTCCCCTGAACCTCTCGGCCACCGCCTGGCCGTGGCGGGTCGGCTATAAGTTCACCACCATTGACCTCGAAACCGCTCCGGCCGCAGGTAAAACAGCCTCAGCCACCGGCTTTTCCGTCCACCTCGGCAGCACCGCCTGTGGTGAAGGATCGTGGGTAGCGCCGCCAAAGGTCGCCTGCACCAACCCCAACCGCCCCGAATATCGCTTTGCCGCGTTCAATCCGAAGGCCAACACACTGGTCATGGATCTCGGCACTGTTTTGGCAACGACCGACATCACCACCAATGCGCCGCAAAGCCCGTCGGGTTGTATGTCGAGCGAAGAGGATGATGACTGTGTGGGCCTCTTTGACCGGCTGGGTCTGGCCTTCCGGGGCAAGTCCTCACAAGGTCAGGCCTTCATAACCGTAAAATGATCAGACGCGCTTTTGTCATAGGTTCGATCGTAGTCGCACTTGGCCTTGCGGGGTTACAGGCCAGCGGGGCTTCGCGCGTCGAGGCATTGGGCGACTGGGTGGAAAGCCGCTTTGATTTCAGGCTGCCGGCCTGGGCCCCCAAACCGCTGGAGCCTAAGGGCAACCCTACGACCGAGGCCAAGGTCGAACTGGGCCGTTATCTCTTTTACGACACGCGCCTGTCGCGTGACGGCTCGAGGTCGTGTGCCTCCTGTCACGAACAGGCGCGCGCCTTTACGGACGGGCGAACGACATCCCCCGGCGTGACGGGTGAGCGCACCAAGCGCAACTCCATGTCGTTGGTCAATTCCGCCTATTTTCCGGTGATGACCTGGTCGAACCCCTTGCTCCATTCTTTCGAGCAGCAGGCCCTTGTTCCGCTGACCGGGACGGAGCCGGTTGAACTCGGCCTATCCGGTCGGGAAGACGAGATGATTGCGCGGCTGAAGACCGAACCCATCTATCCCGCCCTGTTTCGCAAGGCTTTCCCACGCGAGAAGGGCGAGATATCGTTGGCGACCGTCACGCGGGCGCTGGCAGCGTTTCAGCGCTCGATCGTCTCGTTTCGCTCACCTTATGATCACTACAGATATGAAGGCGATGTCGATGCCGTCTCAGACTCGGTATTGCGCGGGGAGGCGCTGTTT
Coding sequences:
- a CDS encoding methanobactin export MATE transporter MbnM produces the protein MIRRAFVIGSIVVALGLAGLQASGASRVEALGDWVESRFDFRLPAWAPKPLEPKGNPTTEAKVELGRYLFYDTRLSRDGSRSCASCHEQARAFTDGRTTSPGVTGERTKRNSMSLVNSAYFPVMTWSNPLLHSFEQQALVPLTGTEPVELGLSGREDEMIARLKTEPIYPALFRKAFPREKGEISLATVTRALAAFQRSIVSFRSPYDHYRYEGDVDAVSDSVLRGEALFFSEKLECHHCHNGLNLSDSERHARNKLGAFAFHNTGLYNLDGKGAYPADNQGIREITGRAEDMGRFRTPSLRNVAVTGPYFHDGSAATLDDVIDHYAAGGRTIKEGPNKGEGRLNPLKSSFVPGFSLSEKEREDLKAFLRAQTDEEVLRDPRFSNPWSKP
- a CDS encoding MbnP family copper-binding protein; protein product: MRHISRLAISLSVAALGAATPVLAAPKPQPVEIRFAAAVNGAPLACGQSYAGIGTTGASLELQDFRIYVSHFRLITKDGKEVPVALTPDGVWQDDKVALLDFENATGNCNGNAPLNTVIKGTVPKGDYAGVVFEIGVPFDINHQDPTLAPAPLNLSATAWPWRVGYKFTTIDLETAPAAGKTASATGFSVHLGSTACGEGSWVAPPKVACTNPNRPEYRFAAFNPKANTLVMDLGTVLATTDITTNAPQSPSGCMSSEEDDDCVGLFDRLGLAFRGKSSQGQAFITVK